One Candidatus Methanoperedens sp. genomic window, AATCGCTTCCTCTTCTTTCCATCCAGTTAACGCTTCTGCAAAGGGATTCATAAGTTTTACCATTCTTTTTTCATCCGTTGCTATAACAGCGTCGCCTATGCTTTTGAGTGTTGCAGAAAGCCATCCTTCACTTTCCTTCACTTTCTTTTCCATATTATGTTTGTAAAGAGCTATCTCGATGGCAATGTATAATTCCCTTTCTACAAAAGGTTTCACTAAATAGCCGAAGGGCTGCGTTATTTTTGCTCTCTCTAAAGTATTCTCATCTGTATATGCTGTAATATATATTATCGGAATATCAAAAAGAGTCCGAATTTGTTCTGCAGCCTGTGTGCCGTCCATATCTCCGTTAAGCATGATATCCATAAGCACGATGCTAGGGCGTATTTCTCCGGCTTTCTTAATAGCTTCCTCGCCAGAAGATGCAAGGGCGCAAGAATAACCATGATTTTTCAATTTGCTCTGTATCTCCATTGCAATTATCTGTTCGTCCTCTACGACCAGGACCTTCTCGTTAACCATTTAATCGGCTCTCCACATTTTTAATTCTTTAAGGGATTTTTTCTGGTTTTCTCTTATCTTTCTTCATCTTCATTATTCACTGACGGACAGAATATTTTCGAATTATCCGGTGATGCAACATATAATTATTATAATTATCATGTATATATGATTATGTACTTAGATTTATCGTTTTGAAAATTAAGAATATTTTCAATAATTATATATAATTGAAAAATTAAACATCCACATCCCCGATCTGTAGGCCACATCCATGTTACCCGCACATCATAAAACCATTTCGCGCCCT contains:
- a CDS encoding response regulator, whose translation is MVNEKVLVVEDEQIIAMEIQSKLKNHGYSCALASSGEEAIKKAGEIRPSIVLMDIMLNGDMDGTQAAEQIRTLFDIPIIYITAYTDENTLERAKITQPFGYLVKPFVERELYIAIEIALYKHNMEKKVKESEGWLSATLKSIGDAVIATDEKRMVKLMNPFAEALTGWKEEEAIGKPLKDVFKIIGEETGEEVEDPITKVTREGVFFGLANHNLLITKDGRKMPVDIIGTRIIDERSNIIGTVLVFYDTLDRNRIEKFIFHNKT